TCCACCGTGCCCTTAAGCCTTAATTATCAGACGCTCACTGCTGCAGCAGTTCAAACAACCAAAGCTTCACTTGCTTCCCGATCTCTTCTTTCCATGGCTGCATGAGGTCCACGATATCTGAACATCATCGTTCTTTTCTTTTTCGTTCGTCTTCTTCAGCTGCGCGCTGGAACAGTAACCAATTATGTTGACAAGATGTGTCAAGATGAGCATGGCAGCCAGCCCCAACCACTGGATGGGCCTACCATGAAGATCAATAGAGATCTCCTGTTCCAAAAAAGAACTGTAGATTTTCTCACCGTCAATCATGCTGTTGTTTCTTGCTCGACCATCATCGACGACGAACAACTAACTTGCAAACTCGGATCACTTGGAGACGATGATTGTTCGCACGTTATTACAAGTAACAACAAAAGAGGAGAGACATGGAAGTGGTCAAGGAGGCGAATGATTTGGCAGAGGAAGCCTTTCTCACCTCGTGCAGATTGTACTGTCCTCATCTGACCCTCCATCGCCATGGGTTGGCATGCATCTACCCCCTGTTCTGAGCTATCACTCAGACCAGTGAGTCAGTGACTCGTGGGGATCAGTCAAACAATCGATCAATCCCCGTCGAGGTCGACCGGTCATCACTCCCTCATCATTTGCCACCTCCCTCCCTTTCATCCATCCTTGCAGCAAGGATTGGCCGCTATCCAAGCAGAGCCATCAGAGGCAACAGCAGCCGgcgaaaagaaaagaaaaggctGTGGTGTGGTGATCCGGCTAGTACGCCAACAGTTACCATCAGCAAAGCATTTGCAggggcaaaaatcaaagaacTGCTCATTTGGTTTAGCCATCGTATGATACGGACTGATAAGAACTTGAAGGCAGTCTCCGGCCGTGGAAGGCGGACACGTCGGCTAGGGAGAGGCCTGGGGCTAGGGCTATCAAGACAAAATAGGCGCGAGGCAATAATCACCGGATGGACCAGGGCCAAACTTTCGAGTAAGGAACCCGGctgtggatggatggatggatggaacCTCCAGGTGGTGATAGTAGGTCCTTTGGTAATGATACCACCTGCCAAGCCTCAGGATTCACAGGAGATCGCGAAAGGACAGCCTCCCTGACCCTCAGGGAGGGAGGGCTtttcaaaaacaaaacaaaagactTCCACCAGAGATGGACATTCAtccctcccctcgccgccgccagggTGTGCCGGCGGCGAAGCCCGCCCGGcatgggcggcggcggggcgttcTCTCCTTCTCGCGAGGCGGGCTCGCCGTGGAGCGATCTACCCTGGCCGGAACGCGGCGTTGTGCGGGACGCGGCGACGCTGGGCTGCCacggtggctggcgtggagggCTGCACGAGGCGGGCTGCGTGCTGGCGGCGCTCGTCGGCGGGATCTGGCGCTCGTCGTGGGCGCTCGTCGGCGGGCAAACCCCgctggcggccggcggcggcgggatctggCGCTCGCGCTGGTCGGGCGCGCCCCTCGTGGGGAGCCTCGGCCTGCTCGCGGGGCAGCTCCTCTCGCCGCAGGGCATGTTGGGGCGGGGCCTAGCGACGGCGGGGCGTGCGGCGGTTCGGCCGTGAGGACGGCGAGCCGCAGGCGTGCCAGCTCTGGAGGTATTGCCCCCTCCCTTCCATGCATCCATTCCCAGTCCCGGTTCGGTTTGGATCTTCCGGATCCATCTCCGGTGTGTTCTGGTGGAGCAGATCGGTGTCCGGGGGAAACCTTGGCCGCCTTGGCTGGCCGGCAGCGGCGACGCCGATTTTTGGCGCTGTTTTCCTCCTTGGGGGCGCTGCTGAGGGCACCATCTCTCCTCTCCGAACCATGTCCGGGTGAAAGCccaagatccgttgcggatcggGCGTCGGCGGCGCCCTGTGCACCGTTACCTTCCTGGAGGCGACGCCAAGGACATTGGGATCGGATGGAAGGGTCTGTAGGTGAGGGGTGGGGTGTGCTGCCTCCCTTTCGGTGGAGCGGTGTTTCTTTATGCATATTCTTGGCGGCGGCTCTTGGCGGCATGGAGCAGCGGAGGCTTGGCGTCAGATGTGTGGTGACGGACACGTGCAGGAGGTCGAtgctgtctggcgtcgtggtggcgtcggcggCAGTGAGACCGGGCAAGGCCGTTGcaacagtacagctctgaagatggattagTGATAGGTGGTTGTGGCGGCCTCATCCGCGGCAGGCGGCCTGGTTGAGGAGcacgccggactggtgggtgcccatacccggcaggcgtccaggttgggacctcaggtcttagatgttaggtttggctgcgaggtctgtttggtattaggcccagaccatcagcgccccttcatcaattagataggagtagcgacagtgGTTGCGAAGATGGTGGCTTTGGTCTTACTGTTGTACGACTTTGTAAGGTTTTGTGCTAATAATTAATAAAATTGGCCGTATGCATCgaccagatgcagaggccggggtttTCCTCCATTTCTAAAAAAAAAGAGATGGACATTCATCAGATCACAAAGCTTGAGACAGGAGAAACAAATCCCAAAAAAATAACACGGCTCGATTCAGGAGAAATTATTTCAGAATTCAGACTAATGAACTATGGAAGGGAAACCATGCGAAACAAGAACATGGAATAGAAGTGTTAATGAATTTAATCTGATGATGATAACAAGATTCGCTTCGAAAAAATTAGGGAAACCATCGCCGCCATGCCGAAGCAGAAGGCGGCCTCTCGGAGCAGCAAGCAAAACTGAGGAAGCGGCGTTTGATGAAGCCCCCCCTCGAAGAAGCATGCTCCGCCGCGCTTATGATCTTCTCGTAGAAAATGTTGGAAATACCTATGAACCCTACACAGCTACTACAACAACAATGGCTGAACGAACACTCTGCTGCTGCTCTCATATCTGCGACTCCGGCGTGCTACTGTCTTGCTACATGGGATGCATTTGATCTGCACCGAGGATGCCAAGCACCTATAATCTTCTCACAGGATCTTCACAAATGGTGGAACATCCTCCCTTGGCCCCTCCAGCGACCGATACATGTATAAGATGTCGACGCCGTCTGTCTTCTCGATCTCAGGCTGGCTGTTTATCAGCTCCACCACCATCCGTGGGAGCtgccgcgccacctcctggcagCCCTGCAGCGTCAGGCTGCAGCCCGACATCCAGACGAACCGCATGTTGTAGAAATGGTGCATGCCGGAGAGCAGGCCGGCGTCGCCGAACGGGCAGTCCCTTATCTCGAGCTTCTCCAGCTTGGAGCAGCCCTGGAGGATGTGCTGCAGCGCCAGATCACTGTCTCCGGCGAACGCCACGGAGAGCGTCCGCAGGGAGCTGCCGTAGTTGCCGATGTACTCGAATGCTCGATCCGTCAGGTGCCCGGACGTGGAGAGCCTGGTGAGCTTGCTGCAGTTGCGGACAATGGCGCCGAACCCTTCGTCCATCGGCTCCCCCGTCACGTGGTCTGGCCGGTGCCTCCCCATTATGCACAGCCGGAACACCTTCAGCTCAGGGCAGTTGTGCGACATGGAGATGACGGCGGCGTTGGTCATCCTCTGGCAGAAGTAGAGAATGGACCGAAGGTCACGGCAGCCCTCGGAGATGGCGGTGAGCCCGACCTCCGACACCAGCTCGTCGGCATCCTCGTGCGCGTCCAATGGGAGCACGCGGAGAACCTGGAGCTTCTTGCAGCACATCGCCACGGCTTGGAGCCCCTCGTCGCGCACTGAGTCGAGCACCTGGCAAAGAACTTGTCATCAGAAATTGGGAACCATGGAGCAGCCCAGAGGTAAAACTATGGCGAGAAAGCAATCTGGTAGTACCCATAGCGTCTCAAGGCTGCGGCATTGCCCGATGAAGAGCAGGACCTGGTCGGGGTTGACAGGGGCGTAGCTCAGGTCCATGCTGGTTAAGTTGGCGGCCACCGTGGCAATGGTCGGCAGGTACTCCGGCGCGAGATCGCGGAAGCCGGACAGCGAGACCAGCGAGTTGGCCCGGCCGGCCGCCGCGAAGGCGGTCAACATCTGGCCGAAGTCGAGcccctcgtcctcggcgccgtcCCCTGGCCGGAACGAGCCCGTGCCGAGGTGCGTGAGGCGGGGCGTGAGCGCCATGAGCCGGCGCAGCTGCCCGAGCGAGACGTGCTGGTTGACGCgcaggcggcggaggcgcggcgaGCGCGCCACGAGAGCCTCGAGCGCGGCGAAGGGTACCTGCGGGGTGAAGCACTCGAAGGAGAGGGACTCGAGGTCGGTGTGCCCGCGCGGGAACGCCGCCACCCAGTCCGAcacctcgtcgtcctcctcctcgttgaGCTCGCAGTCCACCACGTCGAGCACACGCAGCCCTCTGCGAGAACGAAACCAACCAATAGAGATACGCTATTAATCCATTACTGAGCAAGAGAGGTGGCAAGCTGGAATGGAAGGGAATGGCATTATATTACCTGCAATGggaggcgagggaggcgaggccgCGGGAGGAGAAGCCGTcgcagaggaggagggagagctCGCGGAAGGAGGGCGGGAGGGAGCGGGCGAGGAGGTCGAGGTCGTCGTCGGTGACGGTGATGCGCTTGAGGGAGAGGGAGCGGAGCgcggggaaggcggcggcggcgagggcggcggcccAGGGGCGGAAGGCGGAGGCGGCCCAGCCGGGGGGCAGGAGGTTGAAGTCGGCGAAGCGGGGGCGGCCCTTGAGCAGGATGTGGTGCGCGTTGGGGAAGCGGCGCGCGGCGCGGGCCGGGGAGGCGGCGAGGATGTTGCGGACGGCGACGGAGGCGCGGGTGGCGGACTCGGCGCGGTGCCAGGAGCGGCAGACGAGGGAGGCCGCGCCACGGTCGCCCGGGGCCCGGAGGAACTGCAGCACCGTCTCGAGCACGTTGTCGAGCACctggtcgggcggcggcggcggaggaggaggaggcggcgacgcCGCGCGCGGCCGCTTGGGCGGCGCCCCCGCCTGGTCCTCGTCCTCCTCGGACATGGCGCGGGAGGACGAGCGGGGACGAGCGGAGGGAGCAGTGGAGGGTGGATTGGGTGGGTGGGTGTGGGGTGAGGTGAGGGGGGAGGCGTACTTGTGTTCCGCCGGTTGCCCCGGCAGACGGCAGTGCTCTACAGCAGAGCAGGACAAAGAAGTagcgggagggagggaggggggctgGAGCTGGACGCGCCGGGTCagtcgctcgctcgctcgctggATGGATGGATAGAGCCGAGCCGAGAGGTGGGTAGGGGAGTGAGTGAGTGAGTAGATCTCATGATTTGTACCTTTTTCAGGTGTGATCTACTACTAGAGAGGGATGCACTGGCCTGGCCCAACCCAACTTGTTTAGAAGCGTCCACAAACCAATAACAGTATTCAGGAACTACTTGATGTGTTCGAACCGGCAGCATTCCAAAACCAGCTCATTCCAAAACTAGCTAGCTGGTGTACACGAACCCTAACTTTCATCAAAGAATACGTACCTACTTTCTAGTGCAGTACGTTAGTATTTAAACTAAAACCAcaacgagtaatttggaacggagggagtagtactgtTGTGCACCAATGACGTGCCTTCACGTGTGCACAGCCAGCAAAAGCATCTGCAACTAGACTCCTCGAGCGCTCTCTGTATGTCGGGCGGACGGCCCGGTCAGTGCCGCAAAATCTCGACACGGGCGCGCCTCTTATACCGGTCCTATAAACCTGGGCTGACTGGCATCCCTCGTACTCGGCCCATATCTGGGGCGGATGCGAGGAGGCCCAAACGCGTCAGCACACGTCCGCCACATCAGACTGGCGTGCAGGACCTAGGCGAACACCCATGTAAACTCGGCGGTCTGGTGAGAATGACGATCCGGCGCGCCGCCAAAGGGACCAAATCCGGCTATTTAAGTCGGACGGCAACCTCGAACCCTAGTCACACTCACATTCCCCTCCACCCCGCACCCCCCATCCGCTTGCAGCTCGGAGCTCAACGTCTACGCGTAGCCATGGCTCGGCAACGGATCACCACTTACGCAATGCTCACTCCGGAGCATCGGTTAGAACTCCTTGAGGAGATCCGAGCCCGGCATGAAGCTCGGATTGCAGTCGGCCTGCCTCCGGACTCGTccaagcaggaggaggaggcggaccaaCAGGTGGCCGGACGCGGCCATGGAGGATGCGGAGccgaaggaggaagaggaagaggaggaaggtGAAACAGATCTAGCGCCTCCGACTGCCAGATCGGGCACGGCTAACCTGTTGGGCAAGTTTGAGGTCGCCCAAGTGGAGGAGGCAGTGGAGCAGCAGGCTATCCTTGACTCCAACAGCTcagaggcggaggtggaggcaaACCGCCGCTACCTCCATGAGTCACGGGCGAAGGTGGACGCACTCTTTACACACATGGAGTCCGGCGAGGAGCCAAAGCGGCAGGAGGCGGGTTCGTCCGGCATTGCCGGCACGAAGGTCGTCTACATCTCCGGCAACGAGTAGAAGTAGGCTAGGTTTATCTATGTAGTAATATATGTAGCTTTTGTGTTGCATATGAATTATGGGTTTGAGGTATGATATTTGAGGTACTTCGTTGCACCAGACGCAAAATGACGAGTGACCAGCCCTCTCTGTGGACGTGCCCGGATGAGTCTGTGGATGTATGAGGGGATGTATTTTCTGTATTTAGCCGTAGATGCTCTAAGCTCCCACGCATCAATAGTGCAGTTAAAATAGCTAAGGGCTCAAACGCAAGTGCACAAATCGCCCACGTACCTCTCGAACGAGCTGGCCGGGCGCACTTTGTCATCCAAAGTTGTACCCTATTTGTCTACAAGCGCGTCAGGTTGTCCGAATCCAGCAAAGCGGATGCAACCAGGGGCAACTTTGCGTGTGTTCGGACCACCACCATGTGTGTGTCCGATGCCTCGCTCCCACCAAAAACATCGCCCGCGCCTGTGCACTCTCCCACATGAACACACCTACGATCTCCGCGCCACATTCATGGTGGTCGAGAGTAAGCGCGACTAGTCATTGGAGCCGGCACTGAAGCGACGCGCCAGCTGTGAACGCCGCCCATGCCGCGTCCCGGTCTCCGCGCTTGTTCAATGCCAGAGAGACGTGACAGGACGGGGCGGATGTCTATCAACCACCTTCAAACCTACTGCCCCATTCATCCTCCACTCTGTATTAAACAGGCGCAGTGCCCAAGAAACCAACTCCGACGCCCACATTGACACACCTTATCGCTTGGCCTGGCCGGCGCCCGCTATTTATATGTGGCCACACCCGGCACCATCTGCACAGCACCACATCCGCTCCCTTTCCTCCTCTATGAACCACCTCTGTCCGTGAGCTCTAGAGCGATGTGGGAGAGCCTCTTGACGGAGCAAAAGCTCGAGTTGGTCTGCCTTGCGTCCGGCTGGCAAGCCCGCCATGCAGGATGGATAGAGGCGTCTTGCCGGTGAGCTCGCTAGAGGTGATCGACGATGACCCCACGATGGAGGAGGTCTCCAACAATGTGCTCACGCCTAACTCGTGCCAGTCCATGTCGGCTTCACCATTGAGTAGGCACGGGCGCACTTCAATACCATCATGGCGAAGGAGCAGCCCGCAGTGCAGCCGGTGCTAAAGTTCCAGTAAGCGTACGAGGAGCAGCGCTACAACCTTGCCCTCCTGCATCACTGGATGGTGGAGGGCCAAATCTACGATGAAATCACGAGCGAGGAGGCCGTGGTGGTCATGGTCGCGGAGAACAAGAACTTCCTCGCCAAGCAGCGAGCTGTCTGCGAGGCTACGCGTGCTTGCGCCAGCTGAAACGTGATTGTAACGCAGTCATACGCGAAGGTGACTCTGGTGATCACGGATGAGAATGCTGGCAGCTACAGTTCATTCGCGATGTAGCACGATTCGCGTCGAGCTACTATGACCACGAGGCTGACCCGTCGATCCACGTCCATCGTTGACCTAACCTCCACCGGCGACGTCCACGCAATGGACTCCGATGAGGAAGACTTGGACATGGGAAACAGAGGCGTATGTGTCCCATACCCTTCCTAGCCGGCGACCCACAACTTCACTTCCCAGGGATTACGACCACCGAGGGTGCCGGACATGGGGAACAACAAGGACTTACAGGACGTATGCCGGCGAAGGTTTACACTAGGTTAACTTTTGGACGcttttgtttaatgaaatatgTAGGAAATCTATTGAATGTGATACGGTTTAAATGAAAATCATTTGGTTTGTGTGAAATTCCTTCGGTTTCTTCGGATTCCGTTTGAAATGTATGCGGATGTTTGATGTACAAGGTCGGATGACCAGGTCCCGAATCATTGTCTGAGGACGGATACCGTGTCCGTTAGGGGTCTTCGTTGGAGATGCAGTAAGGGCATGCTTTTCTTTCCATGGTGTACGCAATGGACATTTTTGGTTCTCTAGTTGAGAGCCAAAGGATTTGCCATGGCCCGCCGGATAACCTAAGTCTAGGGCAAAGTTTAAGATTTGCACATCTAAGAGCATCTTAAATAGATGCCCTTTTTCACGGCACCATTTTGGGCTCGCTTTAAAATTTAGGGCACTTAAAAGTGCTTTTTTGGGCACAACAAAGTGATTTCTCTAACAACTGCCCTATAATAGGTCACCTAGAGCAGCAAAACCAAATTTTTGAACGAACATTCAAACTACTTTGACCATATTTCATGCTTCGGAACTACTTCGACCACATTCAAAATTTATATATGCAACATAGTTcaactacaaacttaaactactacGACATATAAACTTGAACTTGATCAAGCATCGGTTGCCATTCCGCACGTGTAAGTTGTTTGATTGCAAGTTGTAGCCCAAGGTATTTGCAGGGGAACTCGCCGATCCTGCAAAGGAGAGCGTCCTTGACTCTGTCATGATCTTGTGTTGTTCCTCAGATTGGAATGGCAATGGATTTAGCGTAGTTCACTCGCAACCCAGAAGCAACACCAAACAAGTGTAGCGCTTCTGTGACAGAGCTTAAATCCTGCTCCGAGGGCCGGATGAAGAGGGCCACATCATCTGCATATATAGACAATCTCTGCGTGGCCGTGACAGTAGTAAACGAGCTCAGGACATCCACTCCATGGCCTTATTGATTAACACCGTGAAAGAATCCATGGCCAGCACAAATAAAAGGGGCGAGATCGGGTCTCCCTGTCGAAGCCCTTGCGCCAACATAATCTTCCTCCCCGGGCATCCATTGACAACCACTTTAGTGCTGGATGTTTGCAACAAGATGGCCACCCATCTCAAGAATTTAGGGTCAAATCCTTTCGTCTGCATGACTTTGAACAGGAAAGGCCATAATAGGGAGTCAAAAGCCCTCGAAACATCCAACTTTAAAAGTAGAACTGCCTCTTTTTTAGCATGTAATCTCCTGGCCACTTTCCTGGCAAGTAGGAAATTGTCATGCAGGTTCCGTCCACATATGAACGCGGATTGGTTGGCCTAAACCAGCAGCTTCATGTTCCTGCGCACCCGGTTTGGAAGCATCTTGGCAAACAGTTTGATGGAACTATGGGAAAGACTGATGGGGCGAAAGTCTCCAATCTCTTCAGCATCAGCTCTTTTGGGAATCAATGCGATCAACGCCTTGTTCAGTTTAGCAAAGCCCCAGCCATCTCCAATGTACAACTTGACTATAGAGGACATCACATCTTGCTTGATAAATGGGTCGGGCCTTTTGGTAGAACACGCCTGTAAACCCATCCGGGCCGGGGGCTCGCTCCGATGGTAGCTCCTTGATGACCTTCCTGTTGGGGAAGGTAGTATTTCAAAAAacttcctacgatcacgcaagatctatctaggagatgcatagcaacgagaggggagagtgtgtccacataccctcctAGACCGAATGCGGAAgagtttagtaacgcggttgatgtagtcgaacgtcttcatgatccaactgatccaagcaccgaacgtacggcacatgcgtgttcagcacacgttcagcacgatgacgtccctcgagctcttaatccagttgaggatgagggagagttccgtcagcacgacagcgaggtgacgatgatgatgatgttaccggcgcagggcttcacctaagcactacgacgatatgaccggggtggtaaactgtggaggggggcaccgcacacggctaagagatgtctgttgtgtctttggggtgcccccccccccccccgcctccgtatataaagggggggggcaggaggtggccggcctaTATAAGGGGCCGTGCCataagggggagtcctacttggactcctagtccaagtaggattgcccccccctccttccttccaccagagagggaaaaggggaagggagaaaGAGGGAGATGGAAAAAGGGGGGCCgggcccctcccctagtccaattcagtttgggcaaggggggcgcgcccctctCACGTGGCCTCTCTCATAtcctccaataaggcccaataggcccaatacttctcccggggggttccggtaatctcccggtactccggaaaaatgcccgaatcactcggaaccattccgatgtctgaatgcaaccttccaatatatgaatctttacctctcgaccatttcgagactcctcgtcatgtctgtgatctcatctgggactccgaacaaacttcggtcatcaaatcgcataactcataatacaaatcgtcatcgaacgttaagcgtgcggaccctacgggttcgagaactatatatacatgaccgagacacatctccggtcaataaccaatagcggaacctggatgctcatattggctcctacatattctacgaagatctttatcggtcaaaccgcataacaacatacgtcattccctttgtcatcggtatgttacttgtccgagattcgattgtcggtatcctcatacctagttcaatctcattaccggcaagtctctttaatcattctgtaatgcatcatcctgtaactaactcattagtcacattgcctgcaaggctcatagtgatgtgcattaccgagagggcccagagatacctctccgatacacggagtgacaaatcctaatctcgatctatgccaactcaacaaacaccatcggagacacctatagagcatctttataatcactcagttacgttgtggcgtttgatagcacatagggtgttcctctggtattggggggttgcataatctcatagtcagaggaatatgtataagtcatgaagaaagcaatagcaataaaactaaacgatcattatgctaa
This genomic window from Aegilops tauschii subsp. strangulata cultivar AL8/78 chromosome 4, Aet v6.0, whole genome shotgun sequence contains:
- the LOC109738561 gene encoding transport inhibitor response 1-like protein encodes the protein MSEEDEDQAGAPPKRPRAASPPPPPPPPPPDQVLDNVLETVLQFLRAPGDRGAASLVCRSWHRAESATRASVAVRNILAASPARAARRFPNAHHILLKGRPRFADFNLLPPGWAASAFRPWAAALAAAAFPALRSLSLKRITVTDDDLDLLARSLPPSFRELSLLLCDGFSSRGLASLASHCRGLRVLDVVDCELNEEEDDEVSDWVAAFPRGHTDLESLSFECFTPQVPFAALEALVARSPRLRRLRVNQHVSLGQLRRLMALTPRLTHLGTGSFRPGDGAEDEGLDFGQMLTAFAAAGRANSLVSLSGFRDLAPEYLPTIATVAANLTSMDLSYAPVNPDQVLLFIGQCRSLETLWVLDSVRDEGLQAVAMCCKKLQVLRVLPLDAHEDADELVSEVGLTAISEGCRDLRSILYFCQRMTNAAVISMSHNCPELKVFRLCIMGRHRPDHVTGEPMDEGFGAIVRNCSKLTRLSTSGHLTDRAFEYIGNYGSSLRTLSVAFAGDSDLALQHILQGCSKLEKLEIRDCPFGDAGLLSGMHHFYNMRFVWMSGCSLTLQGCQEVARQLPRMVVELINSQPEIEKTDGVDILYMYRSLEGPREDVPPFVKIL